From a single Kitasatospora sp. NBC_00458 genomic region:
- the tyrS gene encoding tyrosine--tRNA ligase gives MTDIVDELRWRGLIALSTDEDALRKAFADGPVTFYCGFDPTAPSLHLGNLVQILTMRRIQQAGNLPLGLVGGATGLIGDPKPTAERVLNDPETVAGWVERLRGQISRFLDFEGPYAARMVNNLDWTSGMSAISLLRDVGKYFRVNNMIAKEAVARRLNSDAGISYTEFSYQILQGMDYLELNRRYGCALQTGGSDQWGNLTAGTDLIRKADGKSVHALATPLIVKADGTKFGKTESGTVWLDPELTTPYAFYQFWLNADDRDVPNFLRIFSFRSKEEVEELERETTERPAARLAQRALAEELTTLVHGAEQYERAVAASKALFGQGDLADLEAPTLAAALAEVPKAEVGELQPIVDLLVAVGLAPSRSAARRTIKEGGAYLNNVKVTDEEAVPTEADLLHGRWLVLRRGKRNLAAAELIAAAS, from the coding sequence ATCGTCGACGAGCTGCGGTGGCGTGGGCTGATCGCCCTGTCCACCGACGAGGACGCACTGCGCAAGGCGTTCGCGGACGGCCCGGTCACGTTCTATTGCGGCTTCGACCCGACGGCCCCCAGCCTGCACCTCGGCAACCTGGTGCAGATCCTCACCATGCGCCGCATCCAGCAGGCGGGAAACCTCCCGCTCGGGCTGGTCGGCGGTGCCACGGGCCTGATCGGCGACCCGAAGCCCACGGCCGAGCGCGTGCTCAACGACCCCGAGACGGTCGCCGGCTGGGTGGAGCGACTGCGCGGCCAGATCTCGCGCTTCCTCGACTTCGAGGGCCCGTACGCGGCGCGCATGGTCAACAACCTCGACTGGACGTCGGGGATGTCCGCGATCAGCCTGCTGCGTGACGTGGGCAAGTACTTCCGGGTCAACAACATGATCGCCAAGGAGGCCGTCGCCCGGCGGCTCAACTCCGACGCGGGCATCAGCTACACCGAGTTCAGCTACCAGATCCTCCAGGGCATGGACTACCTGGAGCTGAACCGCCGCTACGGCTGCGCGCTGCAGACCGGCGGCAGCGACCAGTGGGGCAACCTCACGGCCGGGACGGACCTGATCCGCAAGGCCGACGGCAAGTCCGTGCACGCGCTGGCCACGCCGCTGATCGTCAAGGCGGACGGCACCAAGTTCGGCAAGACGGAGTCCGGCACGGTCTGGCTCGACCCCGAGCTGACCACCCCGTACGCCTTCTACCAGTTCTGGCTGAACGCGGACGACCGGGACGTCCCCAACTTCCTGCGGATCTTCAGCTTCCGCTCGAAGGAGGAGGTCGAGGAGCTGGAGCGCGAGACGACCGAGCGGCCGGCCGCCCGCCTCGCCCAGCGCGCGCTCGCGGAGGAGCTGACCACCCTGGTCCACGGTGCCGAGCAGTACGAGCGCGCCGTCGCCGCGTCCAAGGCGCTGTTCGGCCAGGGCGACCTCGCCGACCTGGAGGCCCCGACCCTGGCGGCGGCCCTGGCCGAGGTGCCGAAGGCCGAGGTCGGCGAGCTCCAGCCGATCGTCGACCTGCTGGTCGCCGTCGGTCTCGCCCCCAGCCGCTCGGCCGCCCGCCGGACGATCAAGGAAGGCGGCGCCTACCTCAACAACGTCAAGGTGACGGACGAGGAGGCGGTTCCGACCGAGGCCGACCTGCTGCACGGCCGTTGGCTGGTCCTGCGCCGGGGCAAGCGGAACCTGGCGGCCGCGGAGCTGATCGCTGCCGCGTCGTGA
- a CDS encoding tetratricopeptide repeat protein, producing MPIPEDVTGFELDADVRQELKSLPKTLADDVARNLVMVARLLDGEPEEAYQYSRVALRLASRVAAVREAAGFASYMTQRYSEALTEFRAARRMTGRADLWPVMADCERGLGRPERALAMAGEPEVKQLDKAGQVEMRLVSAGARSDMEQFDAAVVTLQSPELASSAVHPWTARLRYAYADALIAAGRADEARDWFVKATEADTDGSTNAAERLAEIDGLEFVDALDPELADEDDVSDEPVSKPKGGGPADEREIFEDEEDVEEYYDDDDLEIDEDFDGVAPERAGDAK from the coding sequence CTGCCGATCCCGGAGGACGTCACCGGCTTCGAGCTGGACGCGGACGTCCGCCAGGAGCTCAAGAGCCTGCCGAAGACGCTCGCCGACGATGTCGCCCGCAACCTGGTGATGGTGGCCCGCCTGCTCGACGGCGAGCCGGAGGAGGCCTACCAGTACTCGCGCGTCGCGCTGCGGCTCGCCTCCCGCGTCGCCGCCGTCCGTGAGGCGGCCGGCTTCGCCTCGTACATGACTCAGCGTTACTCGGAGGCGCTGACCGAGTTCCGCGCCGCCCGCCGGATGACCGGCCGTGCCGACCTGTGGCCGGTGATGGCGGACTGCGAGCGCGGTCTGGGCCGCCCGGAGCGTGCGCTGGCGATGGCCGGCGAGCCCGAGGTCAAGCAGCTGGACAAGGCCGGCCAGGTCGAGATGCGCCTGGTCTCGGCCGGTGCCCGCAGCGACATGGAGCAGTTCGACGCCGCCGTCGTCACCCTGCAGAGCCCGGAGCTGGCCTCCAGCGCCGTGCACCCGTGGACCGCGCGACTGCGGTACGCGTACGCCGACGCCCTGATCGCGGCCGGCCGTGCCGACGAGGCCCGTGACTGGTTCGTCAAGGCGACCGAGGCGGACACCGACGGTTCGACCAACGCCGCCGAGCGCCTGGCCGAGATCGACGGCCTGGAGTTCGTCGACGCGCTCGACCCGGAGCTCGCGGACGAGGACGACGTGTCCGACGAGCCGGTGTCGAAGCCCAAGGGCGGCGGCCCGGCTGACGAGCGGGAGATCTTCGAGGACGAGGAGGACGTCGAGGAGTACTACGACGACGACGACCTTGAGATCGACGAGGACTTCGACGGCGTGGCTCCCGAGCGGGCCGGCGACGCCAAGTAG
- a CDS encoding DUF1015 domain-containing protein — protein sequence MSTPSAESGAESPQGGPGDPGHVATAGLSLSPFRGLRYDPDRVGALAAVTSPPYDVVDPGRRLDLETADPHNVVRLILPRPEPDDTGHRPDRDTRYRHAARLLREWQRDGVLAADPEPALYVYEQRVPAGDGTPEVLQRGLIGALAVSGSEAGVVLPHEDVMPRPVADRVGLMRTTRANLEPLLLTYRGDGRAAGVVERAVRDTPLLTTTTSDGTHHRLWAVTDPAEIAEISRDLATCRALIADGHHRWEMYLRLQREHRHLPRSPWDRGLVLLVDTARYPLRVRAIHRVLYRLPVADALERLGGHWQVKEVPGPVDSALQALAEQKRHGGSGFLLTGGDGVFWLVGEPDEALLDATVPHDRPEEWRHLDATVLHSTLLDHTWRIPDGPDDIGYLHTATAAEREAARSGGTAVLLHPVRESVVRRLAEQGVTMPRKSTSFGPKPATGLVLRNLELG from the coding sequence ATGAGCACACCCAGTGCAGAAAGCGGAGCGGAGTCTCCGCAGGGCGGCCCCGGCGATCCCGGGCACGTCGCCACCGCAGGTCTGTCCCTGTCCCCCTTCCGCGGCCTGCGGTACGACCCAGACCGGGTCGGCGCACTGGCCGCCGTCACCTCACCGCCGTACGACGTCGTCGACCCCGGCCGGCGGCTCGACCTGGAGACCGCCGACCCGCACAACGTGGTCCGGCTGATCCTGCCGCGCCCCGAACCGGACGACACCGGCCACCGCCCCGACCGCGACACCCGCTACCGGCACGCCGCCCGGCTGCTGCGCGAGTGGCAGCGCGACGGGGTCCTGGCCGCCGACCCGGAGCCCGCGCTCTACGTCTACGAGCAGCGCGTGCCCGCCGGCGACGGCACCCCCGAGGTGCTGCAACGCGGCCTGATCGGCGCCCTCGCGGTCAGCGGCAGCGAGGCCGGCGTGGTCCTCCCGCACGAGGACGTGATGCCCCGGCCGGTCGCCGACCGGGTCGGCCTGATGCGCACCACCCGGGCCAACCTCGAACCGCTGCTGCTGACCTACCGCGGCGACGGACGGGCGGCCGGCGTGGTCGAGCGCGCCGTCCGGGACACCCCCCTGCTCACCACCACCACCTCCGACGGCACCCACCACCGGCTGTGGGCCGTCACCGACCCCGCCGAGATCGCCGAGATCAGCCGCGACCTGGCCACCTGCCGGGCACTGATCGCCGACGGCCACCACCGCTGGGAGATGTACCTGCGCCTCCAGCGCGAGCACCGCCACCTCCCGCGCAGCCCCTGGGACCGCGGTCTGGTGCTGCTCGTCGACACCGCCCGCTACCCGCTACGGGTCCGGGCCATCCACCGGGTGCTGTACCGGCTGCCGGTCGCCGACGCGCTGGAGCGGCTCGGCGGCCACTGGCAGGTCAAGGAGGTGCCCGGCCCGGTCGACAGCGCCCTGCAGGCGCTCGCCGAGCAGAAGCGGCACGGCGGCAGCGGCTTCCTGCTCACCGGCGGGGACGGTGTCTTCTGGCTGGTCGGCGAACCCGACGAGGCCCTCCTCGACGCCACCGTGCCGCACGACCGCCCGGAGGAGTGGCGCCACCTGGACGCCACCGTCCTGCACTCCACCCTGCTCGACCACACCTGGCGGATCCCCGACGGCCCCGACGACATCGGGTACCTGCACACGGCGACCGCCGCGGAACGCGAGGCCGCCCGCAGCGGCGGCACCGCCGTGCTGCTGCACCCGGTGCGCGAGAGCGTGGTCCGCCGGCTGGCCGAACAGGGCGTCACGATGCCGCGCAAGTCCACGTCCTTCGGCCCGAAGCCGGCCACCGGGCTGGTCCTGCGCAACCTCGAACTGGGCTGA
- a CDS encoding tetratricopeptide repeat protein — protein sequence MDERNDRVDGVAGGGGVPEELGRPGEPVGDVYEWFRRGAKLLAQGNPAAAEQLLARAAAAEPDSRSIRETLARAQFDAGSYAAALENFRAVALADPSDDYAQFGWGVAAARLGDFETSAEHLALAVAMRPDTDHYRAALRQTRATLAARAGSFGPLLPGAPGYLEPPRGAGGPPDEAEDRESVQEPGTTGAREPTDERDRRAE from the coding sequence GTGGACGAACGCAACGATCGGGTCGACGGGGTCGCCGGCGGCGGGGGTGTACCGGAGGAACTCGGGCGGCCGGGGGAGCCGGTGGGGGACGTCTACGAGTGGTTCCGCCGCGGCGCGAAGCTGCTCGCGCAGGGCAATCCGGCGGCGGCCGAGCAGCTGCTGGCCCGGGCGGCCGCCGCGGAGCCGGACTCCCGCAGCATCCGGGAGACGCTGGCGCGCGCGCAGTTCGACGCGGGGTCCTACGCGGCGGCGCTGGAGAACTTCCGGGCCGTGGCGCTGGCCGACCCGTCGGACGACTACGCTCAGTTCGGGTGGGGCGTGGCGGCGGCTCGGCTCGGGGACTTCGAGACCTCCGCCGAACACCTGGCACTGGCCGTGGCGATGCGGCCGGACACCGACCACTACCGGGCCGCGCTGCGGCAGACCCGGGCGACCCTGGCCGCCAGGGCCGGGTCGTTCGGGCCGCTGCTGCCGGGGGCGCCGGGCTACCTGGAGCCGCCGCGCGGTGCCGGGGGCCCGCCGGACGAGGCCGAGGACCGGGAGTCCGTGCAGGAGCCGGGAACCACGGGGGCCCGGGAGCCGACCGATGAGCGGGACCGGCGTGCCGAGTGA
- a CDS encoding HAD-IIA family hydrolase, whose product MTETATTVRRTAPGGSELPLTEAYDTALLDLDGVVYAGPNAIEHAVDSLAVARDAGMRLAYVTNNASRPPRVVAAHLTELGVPAEPADVINSAQAAARVLAEKLPAGAKVLVVGGLGLEEALAERGLLAVRTLAEEPLAVVQGFDASVGWAQLAEASYAVQSGLPWVASNTDVTVPTARGIAPGNGMLVAAVRAATGVEPEVAGKPLPPMHRETVLRTGAKRPLVVGDRLDTDIEGAFNGGVDSLLVFTGVTTAAQLLAAPVEHRPTYLAEDLRGLLTAHAPVTAADGGGFGCGGWVAVAQDGVLRLEGVGADRWDGLRALCAAAWTALDAGGEPVDGRKALAELGF is encoded by the coding sequence ATGACCGAAACGGCCACCACCGTGCGACGGACCGCCCCGGGCGGCAGCGAGCTGCCGCTGACCGAGGCGTACGACACGGCACTGCTGGACCTCGACGGCGTGGTGTACGCCGGACCGAATGCGATCGAGCACGCCGTGGACTCGCTCGCGGTCGCCCGTGACGCGGGGATGCGGCTGGCGTACGTGACCAACAACGCGTCCAGGCCGCCCCGGGTGGTGGCCGCGCACCTGACCGAGCTGGGCGTGCCGGCCGAGCCGGCGGACGTGATCAACTCCGCCCAGGCGGCCGCCCGGGTGCTCGCCGAGAAGCTGCCCGCCGGGGCGAAGGTCCTGGTGGTGGGCGGTCTGGGGCTGGAGGAGGCGCTCGCCGAGCGCGGCCTGCTGGCCGTCCGGACGCTGGCGGAGGAGCCGCTGGCGGTCGTCCAGGGCTTCGACGCCTCGGTGGGCTGGGCGCAGCTGGCGGAGGCCTCCTACGCGGTGCAGTCCGGGCTGCCGTGGGTGGCGTCGAACACCGACGTGACGGTGCCCACCGCGCGCGGGATCGCGCCGGGCAACGGGATGCTGGTCGCGGCGGTGCGCGCGGCGACCGGTGTGGAGCCGGAGGTGGCGGGCAAGCCGCTGCCGCCGATGCACCGGGAGACGGTGCTGCGGACGGGCGCGAAGCGGCCGCTGGTGGTCGGGGACCGGCTGGACACCGACATCGAGGGCGCGTTCAACGGCGGGGTGGACAGCCTGCTGGTCTTCACCGGCGTGACCACGGCCGCGCAGCTGCTGGCGGCGCCGGTCGAGCACCGGCCGACGTACCTGGCGGAGGACCTGCGCGGTCTGCTGACCGCGCACGCGCCGGTGACCGCGGCGGACGGCGGCGGCTTCGGCTGCGGCGGCTGGGTCGCGGTGGCGCAGGACGGCGTGCTGCGGCTGGAGGGCGTCGGCGCGGACCGCTGGGACGGGCTGCGGGCGCTCTGCGCGGCGGCCTGGACGGCCCTGGACGCGGGCGGCGAGCCGGTGGACGGGCGGAAGGCGCTGGCCGAGCTGGGCTTCTGA
- a CDS encoding SCP2 sterol-binding domain-containing protein → MANAEECREALEQLSRNIGGSTGDVRKAAELDRSLSCRITDLDLTFTGRLRGGSIEDLREAPGSPAEKADIRLTMSSDDLVALVGGRLAFASAWAGGRVKLEAGFRDLLRLRTLL, encoded by the coding sequence ATGGCCAACGCCGAGGAGTGCCGCGAGGCGCTGGAACAGCTCAGCCGGAACATCGGAGGCTCCACCGGCGACGTCCGCAAGGCCGCCGAGCTGGACCGATCGCTGAGCTGCCGGATCACCGACCTCGACCTGACCTTCACCGGGCGGCTGCGCGGCGGGAGCATCGAGGACCTCAGGGAAGCTCCCGGGAGCCCCGCCGAAAAAGCCGACATACGACTCACCATGTCGAGCGACGACCTGGTCGCGCTGGTCGGCGGCCGGCTCGCCTTCGCCTCCGCCTGGGCGGGCGGCCGGGTGAAGCTGGAGGCCGGGTTCCGCGACCTGCTGCGGCTGCGCACCCTGCTCTGA